A single region of the Paraburkholderia sp. SOS3 genome encodes:
- a CDS encoding cupin domain-containing protein, with amino-acid sequence MSNIADPTIMESVEMTNTKRRRVSAAIAAGGITGGLLPAALSHAASGASAGGSSSTHPVQPETLSFEPNGWIPNNQRLPVLVYRAAVPISGSDPAASFEQAFARNGWPPQWRNGIYSFHHFHPSTHEVLGFAGGSARLVLGGPEPIGREVRVNAGDVVVLPAGTGHCKLEASADFLVVGAYPPDEDIGISRVGLSAAQLQAMRQVVFPQSDPLTGRDGPLAKLWRTA; translated from the coding sequence ATGTCGAATATTGCCGATCCGACCATCATGGAGAGCGTCGAAATGACGAACACGAAGCGCCGGCGTGTCAGCGCCGCTATCGCCGCCGGCGGGATCACGGGCGGCTTGCTGCCGGCCGCGTTGAGTCACGCGGCGAGCGGCGCATCGGCGGGCGGATCCTCGTCGACGCACCCCGTGCAGCCTGAAACCCTGAGCTTCGAGCCCAACGGCTGGATTCCGAATAACCAGCGCTTGCCGGTACTCGTCTATCGCGCGGCCGTGCCGATTTCGGGCAGCGACCCTGCTGCATCGTTCGAGCAGGCGTTCGCGCGTAACGGCTGGCCGCCGCAATGGCGCAATGGCATTTACAGCTTCCACCATTTTCATCCGTCGACGCACGAGGTGCTCGGTTTCGCGGGCGGCAGCGCGCGGCTCGTGCTCGGCGGACCCGAGCCGATCGGGCGCGAGGTGCGGGTGAATGCCGGCGACGTCGTGGTGCTGCCGGCCGGCACCGGTCATTGCAAGCTCGAGGCAAGCGCGGATTTTCTGGTGGTCGGCGCGTATCCGCCCGATGAGGATATCGGTATCAGCCGTGTCGGTTTATCCGCGGCGCAGCTACAGGCGATGCGGCAGGTGGTGTTTCCGCAATCGGACCCGTTGACGGGGCGCGACGGGCCGTTGGCGAAGCTGTGGCGGACTGCTTGA